The proteins below come from a single Roseiflexus sp. RS-1 genomic window:
- a CDS encoding glycosyltransferase — MRICYVAYPNSLKLRSANAVQTYATLRALKTLAPDTLAIVPRIESGLGAFDGLALHLPRIGIGRLSRVYRSTLWYYAERSAYAWMVLALLTWLRLARRQRFDVIYVREVICALWLALLAPRLTGARVVYEVHDLESRNPSRAKEGWAQPLLHLIDRLTLTRPAALTSLTATFRDMLASTGLRDPCEVAVLPDAYDETRYAPQDCNAARRALGLPDEPTIVYAGLTFAYRGVDLLLNALVDTPGARLILVGGRDAERTALAGQAQRLGIGERVTFIGTQPQDRVPLYLSAADVLVIPDTVTDVTASPLKLFEYMAMERAVVCPDLPALREITGGDGALHVPRGDVAALAAALRTLLDDSALRQTLAQRGRERVAPYTYTWRAARLIAVCERVAQARDRVCINEV; from the coding sequence ATGCGCATCTGCTACGTCGCCTATCCCAACAGTCTCAAACTGCGCTCTGCCAATGCCGTGCAGACGTATGCCACGCTGCGGGCGCTCAAAACGCTAGCGCCGGACACACTGGCGATTGTACCGCGCATCGAATCCGGTCTAGGCGCGTTCGACGGGTTGGCGCTCCACCTGCCACGCATCGGAATCGGTCGTCTGTCACGGGTCTATCGTTCCACCCTCTGGTACTATGCCGAGCGCAGCGCCTATGCCTGGATGGTGCTGGCGCTGCTGACCTGGCTGCGCCTGGCGCGTCGCCAGCGCTTTGATGTCATTTATGTGCGTGAAGTGATCTGTGCGCTGTGGCTCGCGCTGCTGGCGCCGCGTCTGACCGGCGCGCGCGTGGTGTATGAGGTGCACGATCTGGAAAGCCGCAACCCATCGCGCGCGAAAGAAGGCTGGGCGCAACCGCTGCTGCACCTGATCGACCGCCTGACGCTGACGCGCCCTGCGGCATTGACGTCACTCACCGCCACGTTCCGTGATATGCTGGCATCGACTGGATTGCGTGACCCTTGCGAAGTTGCTGTGCTCCCCGACGCCTACGATGAAACACGCTACGCGCCGCAAGACTGCAATGCCGCCCGACGGGCGCTTGGTCTGCCGGATGAACCCACGATAGTCTATGCCGGGCTGACCTTCGCTTACCGTGGGGTTGACCTGCTGCTCAACGCCCTGGTTGACACGCCAGGCGCGCGCCTGATCCTGGTCGGCGGACGCGACGCCGAACGCACGGCGCTCGCCGGGCAGGCGCAGCGTCTGGGGATCGGCGAGCGGGTGACGTTCATCGGCACACAACCGCAGGATCGGGTGCCGCTTTACCTGTCCGCCGCCGATGTGCTGGTCATTCCCGATACGGTCACCGACGTAACGGCGTCGCCGTTGAAATTGTTCGAATACATGGCGATGGAACGTGCAGTGGTGTGTCCCGATCTTCCGGCGCTGCGCGAGATTACCGGAGGAGACGGCGCACTGCACGTTCCCCGCGGCGATGTTGCGGCGCTGGCGGCTGCGCTGCGCACCCTGCTCGACGATTCTGCGCTGCGACAGACGCTGGCGCAACGCGGGCGTGAGCGCGTGGCGCCCTACACCTACACATGGCGCGCAGCGCGCCTGATTGCCGTGTGCGAGCGGGTGGCGCAGGCGCGCGATCGGGTGTGTATCAACGAAGTGTAG
- a CDS encoding metallophosphoesterase produces MYRNIMIVLLALYMLALAMTPQGLAAQTTGPRLLTDPFLQLPTATTVRVVWFTEFEGQRHFISYGEGLRHTAEATTMRMTRMYEDASSRILGRPSPSRVTERPIWRHEAIATGLIPNVRVPYTVTSIDDTGNSVTSRQFTLQPLPTPGTPMKILLTSDQQNRLMSPANFQKVIETVGRVDAVFFAGDFVDEPSRASEWFDRFDPNWRNVNNPANPGYDPNRPAFFNARPAFFPSLQGKYREIFPEFPYTGGEILQHAPLFGAIGNHEAPGRWRPNAEFTLNGRTQVANLSFMDNDPQPRWFAEIRYEQLKRSDPNFNPTNDPVFREQWITDNSYNFTSYFEVWTLPDDGPAGESYYAYKIGDVFVISMNVSRVWRTWNLQEGPTSARFSPRGKYTEFSSELNNPGEWGFGDMWFETYDSTSDQYAWLVRQFESPAFKSSKYRIVLAHQTMFGLGDNSVPVMANPETTIIYNDGGVSGEKKFVWPVSYEVWESEIQPLVDARAITEIRIEYPLEKDIWRNQIEPLLLEHGVQMVHNAHSHVWNRTIVEGADGRQVHYIETSNVGNSFGAYLPGWKDSRVPWATSFWNEVTGPNPRWSPADYPRAGDPHNRAPVMPTLFNPMREMEGTDRNWPFVDSNNVTVFTIFDTATGAVSSYAFDTRKPDSAVVKFDEFFLKPAAVDVFPATPLRDAFDRADGRLGRDWIGATQPDQYRISGNQVDVEKGGAVLWRQQFGANQEAFVTLSTIDPNSQHHTLLLKGRGANATQGTILVSYDAVKRQIVVEALRPGWGWYQVQTFSNITLEAGDVLGARALADGSVHVYVNYVPMGVADTTTVVGGLYVNRGGRIGLFFHEASNAAFDHFGGGDR; encoded by the coding sequence ATGTACCGCAACATTATGATCGTTCTTTTGGCACTGTACATGCTGGCGCTGGCAATGACGCCTCAAGGTCTGGCTGCTCAAACGACAGGACCTCGCCTGCTGACCGATCCCTTCCTGCAGTTGCCGACAGCTACAACAGTGCGAGTGGTCTGGTTCACAGAGTTTGAAGGTCAGCGCCACTTCATCAGCTATGGCGAAGGACTGAGACACACGGCTGAAGCGACTACCATGCGTATGACGCGCATGTACGAAGATGCCAGTTCGCGCATTCTGGGTCGTCCATCGCCCTCGAGGGTGACCGAGCGCCCCATCTGGCGCCATGAGGCAATCGCTACTGGTTTGATCCCAAATGTGCGAGTTCCGTATACGGTCACGAGCATCGATGATACAGGCAACAGCGTTACCAGCAGGCAGTTTACCCTTCAACCACTGCCGACCCCTGGAACACCGATGAAAATCCTGCTCACATCCGATCAGCAGAATCGCCTGATGTCACCCGCCAACTTCCAGAAAGTGATCGAGACAGTCGGCAGAGTGGATGCGGTCTTCTTCGCAGGTGATTTCGTTGACGAGCCAAGCCGCGCCTCAGAGTGGTTTGATCGCTTCGATCCAAACTGGCGCAACGTCAATAACCCCGCCAATCCGGGCTATGATCCGAATCGTCCGGCGTTTTTCAATGCCCGACCAGCATTCTTCCCTTCACTCCAGGGTAAATATCGGGAAATCTTCCCAGAATTCCCCTACACTGGCGGTGAGATTCTCCAGCACGCACCACTGTTTGGCGCGATCGGCAATCACGAAGCGCCTGGACGCTGGCGACCAAACGCCGAATTCACACTGAATGGACGCACACAGGTGGCAAACCTGAGTTTTATGGACAACGACCCGCAACCGCGATGGTTCGCTGAGATCCGTTACGAACAGTTGAAGAGGAGCGACCCGAACTTCAATCCCACCAATGATCCCGTCTTCCGTGAGCAGTGGATCACCGACAATTCCTACAACTTTACGAGTTACTTCGAAGTGTGGACACTCCCGGATGACGGACCTGCTGGCGAGTCGTACTATGCCTACAAGATCGGTGATGTCTTTGTAATCTCCATGAATGTCTCGCGCGTCTGGCGAACCTGGAATCTGCAGGAAGGACCAACGAGCGCACGCTTTAGCCCGCGTGGGAAGTATACCGAGTTCTCCAGCGAACTGAACAATCCTGGCGAGTGGGGTTTCGGCGATATGTGGTTCGAAACCTACGACTCGACCTCGGATCAGTATGCCTGGCTCGTGCGGCAGTTTGAGAGTCCAGCGTTCAAATCCTCAAAATACCGGATTGTTCTGGCACATCAGACCATGTTTGGTCTTGGCGACAACTCCGTTCCGGTGATGGCCAACCCCGAAACAACTATTATCTACAACGACGGCGGCGTTTCGGGGGAGAAGAAGTTTGTCTGGCCCGTCAGTTATGAGGTGTGGGAAAGCGAGATCCAACCGCTTGTCGATGCCCGCGCGATTACTGAGATACGCATCGAGTATCCGCTTGAGAAAGATATCTGGAGAAATCAGATCGAGCCGTTGTTACTCGAGCACGGCGTCCAGATGGTTCACAACGCCCACTCACATGTCTGGAACCGCACGATCGTCGAAGGCGCCGACGGACGGCAGGTTCACTACATCGAAACCTCGAATGTTGGCAACAGCTTCGGCGCTTATCTGCCGGGATGGAAAGATAGTCGCGTGCCTTGGGCGACATCGTTCTGGAACGAGGTGACCGGTCCGAACCCGCGCTGGAGTCCTGCTGACTATCCGCGCGCTGGCGACCCTCACAATCGCGCTCCGGTCATGCCGACCCTCTTCAACCCGATGCGTGAGATGGAAGGAACTGATCGCAACTGGCCCTTCGTTGACAGCAATAATGTGACCGTCTTCACCATCTTCGACACTGCCACCGGTGCAGTGAGCAGTTATGCATTCGACACGCGCAAACCCGACAGCGCGGTAGTGAAGTTTGATGAGTTCTTCCTGAAGCCTGCTGCTGTCGATGTCTTCCCGGCGACTCCTCTTCGGGACGCTTTCGACCGCGCCGATGGACGCCTGGGACGCGACTGGATCGGCGCGACACAACCCGACCAGTACCGCATCTCCGGCAACCAGGTCGATGTCGAGAAGGGCGGCGCTGTACTCTGGCGTCAGCAGTTCGGCGCCAACCAGGAAGCCTTCGTGACCTTGAGCACTATCGATCCGAACAGTCAGCATCACACGTTGCTGCTGAAAGGGCGTGGCGCGAATGCGACGCAAGGCACCATTCTGGTCTCCTACGATGCAGTGAAACGCCAGATCGTCGTCGAAGCGTTGCGGCCCGGTTGGGGCTGGTATCAGGTTCAAACATTCTCGAATATCACCCTTGAAGCGGGTGATGTGCTCGGTGCACGCGCGCTGGCAGACGGCTCGGTGCATGTGTATGTGAATTACGTACCGATGGGGGTAGCTGATACAACCACCGTAGTCGGCGGATTGTACGTCAATCGCGGTGGTCGCATCGGGTTGTTCTTCCACGAAGCGAGTAACGCCGCCTTCGATCATTTTGGCGGTGGTGATCGGTAA
- a CDS encoding glycosyltransferase family 4 protein — MTILYFIPRYDPALMGNRIHAEVIAAWRAEGVDAEVITLTAGISRLISEVQEGILVHRLPVSSPRALKVMNHALALPTGYPYLAGALVHFRRFIAARRYDLVHIETAFPLGFIAALARRRHCPPLAITLPGADIMSVPEFDYGYGRFLAVRMILPFVFRQAAVLRADSPQIRSLAVRLGAQPAKVTAIPYNITADSYPPPGIDLDALRQQCRADICARYGLDPARPIVVSLNRLHPFKGIEYLVEAIPYAREGGIDLQVVIVGPDRSTKRFGDYGAYLKQRAQELGVAPFITFTGGIPHDQTMAHLAAADTVVVPSVAESFSRVVVEAAAVGAPPIVTRTTGVSDYVAEADCGIVVAPRSGAAIGEALVRLLRDRSLWERYAQRGPVMAAAFNSQTIAGQLLRLYEPFLSGKSVPSTHKG, encoded by the coding sequence ATGACAATTCTCTACTTCATTCCCCGTTACGATCCCGCGCTGATGGGGAACCGCATCCATGCCGAGGTCATAGCTGCCTGGCGCGCAGAGGGGGTCGATGCTGAGGTGATCACACTCACCGCTGGCATCTCCCGTCTGATCAGCGAAGTTCAAGAAGGTATCCTCGTTCATCGTCTGCCGGTGAGTTCGCCCCGCGCCTTAAAAGTGATGAACCATGCACTGGCGTTGCCGACCGGGTATCCGTATCTGGCAGGGGCGCTGGTGCATTTCCGACGGTTCATTGCCGCGCGACGGTACGACCTGGTGCATATCGAAACGGCATTCCCGCTTGGGTTCATCGCAGCGCTGGCGCGGCGTCGTCACTGCCCACCATTAGCGATCACACTGCCCGGCGCCGATATTATGAGCGTGCCGGAGTTCGATTACGGGTATGGGCGCTTTCTTGCGGTTCGTATGATCCTGCCGTTCGTCTTCCGCCAGGCTGCTGTGTTGCGCGCCGATTCGCCGCAGATCCGTTCGCTGGCGGTGCGTCTGGGCGCTCAGCCCGCAAAAGTGACCGCTATTCCCTATAATATTACTGCCGATAGTTATCCGCCTCCTGGCATAGACCTCGACGCATTGCGTCAGCAGTGCAGAGCCGACATCTGTGCGCGCTACGGTCTCGACCCTGCACGTCCAATTGTTGTAAGCCTGAACCGGCTCCATCCCTTCAAAGGGATCGAATATCTGGTGGAAGCCATTCCATATGCGCGCGAGGGCGGGATCGATCTGCAGGTCGTGATTGTGGGACCAGACCGCAGCACGAAGCGATTTGGCGACTATGGCGCATACCTGAAGCAACGCGCGCAGGAACTGGGCGTTGCGCCGTTCATCACATTCACCGGCGGCATTCCGCATGATCAGACAATGGCGCATCTCGCAGCCGCCGATACGGTCGTTGTTCCCTCGGTCGCCGAGTCGTTCAGTCGGGTGGTGGTCGAAGCGGCAGCGGTCGGCGCCCCACCCATCGTCACCCGCACTACCGGCGTCAGTGATTATGTCGCCGAAGCGGATTGCGGGATCGTCGTGGCGCCACGCAGCGGCGCCGCCATTGGTGAGGCGTTGGTGCGGTTGCTTCGTGACCGGTCGCTGTGGGAGAGGTATGCGCAGCGCGGACCGGTTATGGCGGCAGCGTTCAATTCGCAGACGATCGCCGGGCAATTGTTGCGTCTCTACGAGCCGTTCCTGTCGGGCAAGAGCGTTCCTTCCACGCACAAGGGGTAA
- a CDS encoding amidohydrolase family protein, with protein sequence MIDDAFVFDGVCHVFNFDKSNAFGKPGEMFIEHLYAFHQVLNAPGEKTLTREEYMREWTADEIARMVFDESPTDMIIAQPLPLTDLFKDGLSSWEKCAAMARKYPDRTIFWGSINPLEGKKALDLMEIQVKEYGARGFKLYNVRYDYGQPFPWRMDDPRVAFPVFEKALELGVNIIGVHKGVPLGPQPVEHTQAWDMDGAAARFPEINFVIFHVGLPFIDEICWQLVRYPNLYASIAATVNFVVRSPRVFAETMAKLLFWCGEDKIIYGGETPIWHPRGALKAFWEFELPDDIVQGYGCGQLTKEAKKKILGLNLARLHGIDVEEKKRSLGLAA encoded by the coding sequence ATGATTGATGATGCGTTCGTGTTCGACGGTGTGTGCCACGTCTTCAACTTCGATAAGTCCAATGCGTTCGGCAAGCCGGGGGAGATGTTCATCGAGCATCTGTACGCCTTTCATCAGGTGCTCAACGCTCCCGGCGAGAAGACTCTCACCCGTGAAGAGTACATGCGCGAATGGACGGCGGATGAAATCGCGCGCATGGTTTTCGACGAAAGCCCCACCGACATGATCATTGCGCAGCCGTTGCCGCTGACCGATCTGTTCAAGGACGGGCTTTCGAGTTGGGAAAAGTGCGCGGCGATGGCGCGCAAATATCCCGATCGGACGATCTTCTGGGGATCGATCAACCCGCTCGAAGGAAAGAAGGCGCTCGATCTGATGGAGATTCAGGTCAAGGAGTACGGCGCCCGTGGGTTCAAACTCTACAATGTGCGCTATGACTACGGTCAGCCGTTCCCGTGGCGCATGGACGATCCACGGGTGGCGTTTCCGGTCTTCGAGAAGGCGCTCGAACTGGGTGTCAACATCATTGGAGTCCACAAAGGCGTTCCGCTGGGACCGCAACCGGTTGAACACACCCAGGCGTGGGACATGGACGGCGCAGCTGCCAGGTTCCCGGAGATCAATTTCGTTATCTTCCACGTCGGATTACCGTTCATCGATGAGATCTGCTGGCAGTTGGTGCGCTATCCGAACCTCTACGCTTCGATTGCGGCGACAGTCAACTTTGTTGTGCGCTCACCGCGCGTCTTTGCCGAGACCATGGCAAAACTGCTCTTCTGGTGCGGCGAAGATAAAATCATCTACGGCGGAGAGACGCCGATCTGGCATCCGCGCGGCGCGCTGAAAGCGTTCTGGGAGTTTGAACTGCCGGACGACATCGTGCAGGGGTATGGATGCGGGCAGTTGACGAAGGAGGCGAAGAAGAAGATCCTCGGACTGAATCTGGCACGTCTCCACGGGATCGATGTCGAGGAGAAGAAACGCAGCCTGGGGCTGGCAGCGTAG
- a CDS encoding arginine decarboxylase — protein MNGQPYVTAFTDRYGVGPEGQINDFISRRGDRLLLADQIDLNAMVARYGAPLEVAYCPQITLQIERMLAWADDARMRSGYVGGFIYAYATKANFAEEVVRTAIGAGAHYETSAAADVTIAHRLWQQGVLPSDRYIFCNGSKDDAYLAAISALRRAGFARVVPVIDDLDELETLLAMCREPLLLGVRERHAPADVDADHPGGERFGLTPDEIEQVVERLRHTPHRLVMYHAMVGSQIEDADRWNMRLARSAEAYARLRQQAPSLMLFNFGGGMPTSAYSLDFRFDYVGFLERLMRTLASTCAAHNVPQPTLVGEFGRYTVASHNVFIMEVGRVKRGQGDAPDWVLINGSLMVSLPDSLIVPGQEFIILPLDGWDRPVRPVRLAGRLTCDSDDFFPRPGAPPLLLPDPYPGQKIAFFGVGAYQQMIAGRGGAHHCLTPEMRRIIIERDEDALVVREVAPQNLGQIMALLGYACETLELPVHQPVRAPVERRVVREPLRLLRSARRRNMPRGAPPPRYGSAARHM, from the coding sequence TTGAATGGGCAGCCCTACGTCACCGCGTTCACCGACCGTTATGGCGTCGGCCCTGAAGGACAGATCAACGATTTCATCAGCCGTCGTGGCGACCGATTGCTTCTGGCGGATCAGATAGACCTCAATGCGATGGTGGCGCGCTACGGCGCGCCGCTAGAGGTCGCGTATTGCCCGCAGATCACGCTTCAGATCGAGCGGATGCTGGCATGGGCGGACGACGCGCGCATGCGGAGCGGGTATGTCGGCGGTTTTATCTATGCGTATGCGACGAAAGCCAACTTTGCCGAAGAGGTTGTGCGCACTGCCATCGGCGCTGGCGCCCACTACGAAACCTCCGCAGCCGCCGATGTGACTATCGCGCATCGCCTGTGGCAGCAGGGAGTGTTGCCGTCGGATCGATACATCTTCTGCAACGGCTCGAAGGACGATGCCTACCTGGCTGCGATCAGTGCGTTGCGTCGTGCTGGCTTCGCGCGTGTTGTGCCGGTCATCGATGACCTGGACGAACTGGAGACACTGCTGGCGATGTGCCGCGAACCGTTGCTGCTCGGTGTACGGGAGCGCCACGCGCCTGCCGATGTCGATGCAGATCATCCCGGTGGTGAACGGTTTGGCTTGACGCCGGACGAGATTGAGCAGGTTGTGGAACGACTGCGCCATACGCCGCACCGCCTGGTGATGTACCACGCAATGGTTGGGAGTCAGATCGAGGATGCCGATCGCTGGAATATGCGGCTGGCGCGTTCGGCTGAGGCGTATGCTCGCCTGCGACAGCAGGCGCCATCGCTGATGCTGTTCAACTTTGGCGGCGGCATGCCGACGTCCGCCTATTCGCTCGATTTTCGTTTTGACTACGTCGGTTTTCTCGAGCGCCTGATGCGCACGCTGGCGTCGACCTGCGCTGCCCATAATGTGCCGCAACCAACCCTGGTTGGCGAGTTTGGTCGCTATACCGTTGCGTCGCACAATGTCTTCATCATGGAAGTCGGACGGGTCAAGCGTGGGCAGGGTGATGCGCCGGATTGGGTGTTAATCAACGGCAGCCTGATGGTGTCGCTGCCTGATAGCCTGATCGTGCCGGGTCAGGAGTTCATCATCCTGCCGCTGGATGGATGGGATCGTCCGGTGCGCCCGGTGCGCCTTGCCGGTCGCCTGACGTGCGACAGTGACGACTTTTTCCCGCGACCGGGAGCGCCGCCGCTGTTGCTGCCCGATCCCTATCCTGGTCAAAAGATCGCATTCTTTGGCGTCGGCGCCTACCAGCAGATGATTGCCGGGCGGGGTGGGGCGCATCACTGCCTGACGCCGGAAATGCGACGCATTATTATCGAACGCGACGAAGACGCACTGGTGGTGCGCGAGGTTGCGCCCCAGAACCTGGGACAGATTATGGCGCTGCTGGGGTATGCCTGTGAAACACTGGAATTGCCGGTGCATCAACCGGTGCGTGCACCGGTGGAGCGACGGGTGGTGCGCGAGCCTTTGCGCCTGCTCCGTTCGGCGCGACGGCGGAACATGCCGCGTGGCGCGCCGCCGCCGCGTTACGGCAGTGCGGCACGGCATATGTGA
- a CDS encoding glycoside hydrolase family 172 protein → MTPFNGLGMHLGNLARLSRARTRSISPENFTGEKGKGGMATDGTGAACARDLGVGWKISPSIRIAPGETRTLADVRGSGAIQHIWMTLTGHWRHSILRIYWDNQETPSVECPAGDFFACGWGQYAQISSLAVCVNPGSAFNCYWEMPYRSGFRMTMTNIAAQEMTLYYQITFTETDVPDDLAYFHAQFRRVNPLPYKQVYTILDGVRGQGQYVGAYMAWGVNNNGWWGEGEIKFYIDGDDEYPTICGTGTEDYFCGSYNFDVGKDQGGYREFTTPYSGLAQVIRPDGLYRSQMRFGMYRWHITDPIRFERDLRVTIQALGWRSGGRYLPLQDDIASVAYWYQTLPTAPFPPLPDADYLEVI, encoded by the coding sequence ATGACGCCGTTCAACGGTTTGGGCATGCACCTGGGCAATCTGGCGCGCCTGTCGCGGGCGCGCACACGTTCGATCAGCCCGGAGAATTTCACCGGCGAAAAGGGTAAAGGGGGAATGGCGACCGACGGCACTGGCGCGGCGTGCGCCCGCGACCTGGGGGTCGGGTGGAAGATCTCGCCGTCCATCCGCATCGCTCCTGGCGAAACGCGAACACTTGCCGATGTGCGCGGTTCAGGCGCCATTCAGCATATCTGGATGACATTGACCGGTCACTGGCGCCATAGTATTCTGCGCATCTACTGGGATAACCAGGAGACGCCGTCGGTCGAATGCCCGGCTGGCGACTTCTTTGCCTGCGGGTGGGGACAGTACGCGCAGATCAGTTCGCTTGCCGTGTGTGTCAACCCCGGCAGTGCGTTCAACTGTTACTGGGAAATGCCCTATCGGAGTGGGTTTCGCATGACGATGACGAATATCGCCGCGCAGGAGATGACGCTCTATTACCAGATTACCTTCACGGAGACCGATGTCCCCGACGATCTGGCGTACTTCCACGCCCAGTTTCGGCGCGTCAACCCGCTGCCGTACAAACAGGTCTATACGATCCTCGACGGTGTGCGCGGTCAGGGGCAGTATGTCGGCGCCTATATGGCATGGGGCGTCAACAACAATGGCTGGTGGGGCGAGGGGGAGATCAAGTTCTACATCGATGGCGACGATGAGTATCCTACCATTTGCGGCACCGGCACAGAGGACTATTTCTGCGGTTCGTACAATTTTGATGTGGGCAAAGATCAGGGAGGGTATCGCGAATTCACGACGCCGTACTCTGGTCTGGCGCAGGTCATCCGCCCCGACGGTCTCTATCGCTCGCAGATGCGTTTCGGTATGTACCGCTGGCATATTACCGATCCCATCCGCTTTGAGCGCGACCTGCGCGTGACCATTCAGGCGCTAGGCTGGCGCAGCGGTGGACGGTATCTGCCGTTGCAGGACGATATCGCATCGGTGGCGTACTGGTATCAGACACTGCCCACAGCGCCGTTTCCGCCGCTTCCCGACGCTGATTACCTTGAGGTGATATGA
- a CDS encoding metal-sulfur cluster assembly factor has product MVEGVTADSPGTQTPVSVEEVMTVLQRCYDPCCKERQVSVVDMGLIEQVRVSGGQVDIDIILTTGWCPFSLHLLQMMEEEVRGIQGVEGVNVQITWNTPWSPDRLSATARERLQLPLEQLLPLREARLARDQRLHESDR; this is encoded by the coding sequence ATGGTCGAAGGTGTAACCGCTGATTCTCCAGGAACGCAAACCCCCGTGTCTGTGGAAGAGGTGATGACCGTCCTTCAGCGTTGCTATGACCCATGCTGCAAAGAGCGACAGGTCAGCGTCGTGGACATGGGACTGATCGAACAGGTGCGGGTTTCGGGTGGTCAGGTCGATATCGACATCATTCTGACGACGGGTTGGTGCCCCTTTTCGCTTCATCTGCTGCAAATGATGGAGGAGGAAGTCAGGGGCATTCAAGGTGTCGAGGGGGTCAACGTCCAGATCACCTGGAACACTCCCTGGTCACCAGATCGTCTGTCAGCAACAGCGCGTGAGCGGCTCCAACTCCCGCTGGAACAACTCCTGCCGCTCCGTGAAGCGCGCCTGGCGCGCGATCAACGCCTTCATGAGTCGGACCGGTAG